A segment of the Aromatoleum aromaticum EbN1 genome:
CCGCAGCTGTTCCGGCCGCCCCGGAACTGCCTCCGGCCCCCGCTCGCCGAACGTCAGCAGCGAAATGTCACGTGCCAAGTTGCCGGCCATCACGCCCCCGGTGGGTTGCTCGAAAGTCCTGCCGCCGATGTGAAAGCCGATCGTCAGCCAGTCGCCGCACAGCTCCGCGCTTCCCTTGCCGCTCCGCCGCGGAAACCGTCGCGCGGCCGATGCCAGCCCCCACGGGCGATAAAGGGACAACAGCAGCGCCGCGCAGGCATCGGTCGGACAGTCCGCGCCGAGGCCGAGCGAAGCCGGGGCGACACCCTGCCTGAACTGCGTCAGCACCGCCCGGATCTGCCCGGCGAGCCGGCTGGCGTCGAAGCGGCGCACGCCAGCGCCCGGCGGCCCGATTAACCACAGCGGGCGCGGTCCGTGGTCGCCGGCAAGATCGATGCCGAATGCAGCCGCTTCCGTCCGCCCGGTGTCGGGCTCCGCGTCGAGGCTGCAATAGGGGGCGAAGCGCTGCGCCCAGCGGTATACCCATCTGAACTCCCGCTCGCCGCGGCCGAACGGATTTGCGAGATCGACGAGCAGCGCCGAGACGTAAGCTTCCAGCGCACTTTGCGCTTTCCATACTTCGTTGAGCGAATCCGGCACGCGAACGCCGGCGACGCCGCGCGCTTCCGCCACCGAATAGCTGTCGTGCAGCTCGGCCCAGGTGCCATGCGGCGGTGCCCGGTGAGCACGGAAGTACTCCAACAGCGCCCTGCCGGTGTAATCGACGCGCCGCTGCGCGAGCAGCGCGCGCTGGTCGTCGAGAGTGCCGGAGGCTGCGTCCTGGCGGCTTATCTGCGCGTATGAACGCGCCATCCCGCGCCACAGCGAAACCACCCGCGCGAGCGTCTCGTTTTCGCTGCTGTCGGGAGGGAGCGGGTGAGCGGCATAGCGCTTCGCCATTTCGGCCTGCACGAAGTCGACCTGCGCCCGCGCGGCTTCGAGGACTTCGAGGTGCTGGTTCGGCGCCGGCAACGCGCGCAGCAGCGCGGCGACGATGTCCGCGAGCGTGCGCTGCGTCGCATCGATGTCGAGCATGCGCAGGCGCTTGAGCAGATCGAGGCATTCGGCCGGATTGCCGCAGTCGATCGGGGATTCGTGCGCCATGCGATCCTTGGGTTGCCGATGCTCGACGTGGCGGCTTGGATGGCGCGGATTCAGCCTGCGGTGAGTTCGGTCAGGGCAGTGACGATCGCGCCGGCGAGCGCCTGGACCGCAGGTGTTTCGTGCCGCGCGCCTTCGCGCTGCGGAATGCCCCAGATCGGCTGCGGGAAATGCCTGTCGTTGCGAAAGCGCGGAACGACGTGCCAGTGAAGGTGCGGCACGACATTGCCGAGGCTCGCGAGGTTGATCTTGTCCGGCTGCATCAGCTGGCGCAGCGCGGTTTCGGTCGCGAGCACGACATTCATCAGGTGGCGCTGCGCCGGCGCAGTGAGGTCGCTCATTTCGGCGACGTGTTCATGCCACACGACGCGGCAGAAACCGGGGTAGTCGTGATCCCTGACCAGAATGACGCGACAGCTGCCGTCGCGCCAGATCGGGGTTTCCATTTCGGCAAGACACAAGGTGCAGTCCATCGTCGGCGGCTCCGCAGTCATCGGAATCTGGCAAACGCCAACTCTAGCCTTTCACCATTCCGCGATGAAGCAAAATTTACCTGCTTCCGGTGGCGCGGGACGGTTGCGAGGCGATCGTGGGGGTGTCACCGAGCGGCACGGGGGCGCCGTGCCGGAAAGCCACCAGCGAGCCGGGAGTCATCTGCTGCCAGGTTTCATTGTCGGTCAGCGGCACGGTCGCGATGACCGCGACGCGGTCGTTCGGCGTGGTGTGGCGGCTGAAGTCGACAGTCATGTCCTGATCCGCGAGGTGGGCGACCGTGAATGGCGCTTCGCGCACGATGAACGCGAGCCGTGACGAGCAATGGGCGAACAGGTGTTCTCCGTCCGACAGCAGGTAGTTGAACTCGCCATGCTGTCCGATTTCGATCGTCAGTTCGCGCAGCGTCTCGTGCAGCGCGACGGCGCTCGGCGGGCCGTCCGGAAAGCGCTGCGCCAAGCACTGCAGGATGTGGCAGAACGCGGCTTCGGAGTCGGTGCTGCCGACCGGCAGGAAGCGCCCGGTGAGCGCCGGCGCGTAGTCGAGCAGGTTGCCGTTGTGCGCGAAAATCCAGTAGCGCCCCCACAGTTCGCGCTGGAACGGATGTGTGTTGTCGAGGCGCACCTGGCCTTGGGTGGCCTTGCGGATATGGGCGATGACGTTGAGCGAGCGGATCGGGTAATTGCGAACGAGTTCGGCGACCGGGGAATTCGCGCTCGGCTGCGGGTCGAGGAAAACGCGCACGCCGCGCCCTTCGAAAAACGCGATGCCCCACCCGTCACGATGGTGATCGGTGACGCCGCCGCGCGCCTGGAAGCCCGCGAACGAGAAACAGATGTCCGTGGGCACGTTGCAGTTCATGCCGAGGAGCTGACACATCGCCGGTCCTTTCAGGTCGCTGATCGCTATTTGCCATTATAGCGAGCGGCGCGCAGGGTCATTCCGGCGACGCCCGCCCCTGCCTTGGGCGGCATGCCGATCGATCAGGCGTCGAGCTTGCGCTTGAGCATCTCGTTGACCTGCGCCGGATTCGCCTTGCCCCGGCTCGCTTTCATGACCTGGCCGACGAGCGCGTTGAACGCCTTCTCCTTGCCGGCGCGGAATTCGTCGACGGATTTCCGGTTCGCGGCGAGCACTTCGTCGATGAGCGGTTCGAGCGCGCTGCTGTCGTTCACCTGCCGCAGGCCCTGCGCTTCGATGATGCGATCGGCGGCATCGGCGCCGGAGCCGCCTTCGCCGTTCCACAGCGCGGCGAACACTTTGCGCGCGATGTTGTTCGAAATCGTGCCGTCGGCGATGCGCTGCACGAGCCCCGCGAGCTGCGCGGGTGTGACGGGCGAGTCGCCGATGTCGCGTTCGGCGCGGTTGAGCTGCGCGGCGAGTTCGCCCATGACCCAGTTCGCCCCCAGCTTCGGCACCTGACTCCCCGGTTTCGTGTCGGCAGTGGCGAGCATCGCCTGGTAGTACGCGGCGATTTCCTTCGCCGCAGTGAGGCTCGCCGCGTCGTAGGCGGACAGGCCGTAGTCGTTGATGAACCGTGCCTTCATCGCGCCCGGCAACTCCGGCATCTCGCTGCGCACGCGTGCGATCCATTCGGACGGGATCACCAGCGGCAGCAGATCGGGGTCGGGGAAGTAGCGGTAATCGTGCGCGTCTTCCTTCGAGCGCATCATGCGCGTCTCGCCCGTGTCGGGGTCGAACAGCACGGTCGCCTGCTGGATCCTGCCGCCGTCCTCGATCGTGCCGATCTGCCACTGCACTTCGAAGTCGATCGCCTGCTGCAGGAAGCGGAACGAGTTCAGGTTCTTGATTTCGCGGCGCGTGCCGAGCGGCCCGCCGGGGCGGCGCACCGAGACGTTCGCGTCGCAGCGGAACGAGCCTTCCTGCATGTTGCCGTCGCAGATGTCGATCCAGCGCACCAGCGCGTGCAGTGCGCGCGCGTACGCGACGGCCTCGGCCGACGAGCGCATGTCGGGTTCGGAGACGATTTCGAGCAGCGGCGTGCCGGCGCGGTTCAGGTCGATGCCGCTCATGCCGTGGAAGTCTTCGTGCAGCGACTTGCCGGCATCTTCCTCGAGGTGCGCGCGCGTGAGCTGCACGGTCTTCTCGTAGGCTTTGTCACCGTCGCCGACGCGGATCGTGATCGCGCCGCCCTGCACGACCGGCAGCTCGAACTGGCTGATCTGGTAGCCTTTCGGCAGATCCGGGTAGAAGTAGTTCTTGCGCGCGAAAACGCTTTTTGGTGCGACCGTCGCGCCGATCGCAACGCCGAAGCGGATCGCCCGCTCGACCGCACCGCCGTTCAGGACCGGCAGCACGCCCGGCAGTGCGATGTCGACGGCGCTCGCCTGCACGTTCGGCTCGGCGCCGAACGCGGTCGAGGCGGCGGAAAAAATCTTCGACGCGGTGTTCAGCTGCGCATGGACTTCCAGTCCGATGACCACTTCCCAGTCGTTTCTGCTCATGGTGTCAAACTCTCGTTCAGGCGGCGATCGCCGGCCGGCGCAGGTGCCAGTCGCTCGCCTGCTGGAAGCGGTGCGCGGCGTTCAGCAGGCGCGCCTCGGAAAAGTAGTCGCCGACGAGCTGCAGGCCGACCGGCAGCTCGCCCGCGCCGAAGCCGCACGGGTGCGACAGGCCCGGCAGGCCGGCGAGGTTCACCGCGATCGTGTAGATGTCCGACAGGTACATCTGCACCGGATCGTCGGACTTCTCCCCGATCGTCCACGCGGTCGTCGGGCTCGTCGGGCCGGCGATGACATCGCAGCCGGCGAGCGCAGCCTGGAAATCCTGCGCGATCAGGCGGCGCAGCTTCTGCGCCTGCAGGTAGTACGCGTCGTAGTAGCCGTGGGACAGCACGTAAGTGCCGACGAGGATGCGGCGCTTGACTTCGGCGCCGAAGCCTTCGGCGCGGCTCTTCGAATACATCTCGGCAAGGTCGCGGTATTCGGCGGCGCGGTGGCCGTAGCGCACGCCGTCGAAGCGCGACAGGTTGCTCGACGCTTCGGCCGGCGCGATCACGTAATAAGCAGGGATCGCGAGCTGCGCGTTCGGCAGGCTCACGTCCACCGTCGTCGCGCCGAGCGCGCGGTAGCCGTCGAGCGCCGCCTCGACCGCGGCGCGCACGTCGTCGGCCATGCCCGCGCCGAAAAACTCCTTCGGCAGGCCGATGCGCAGGCCCGCGAGCGGGCGGGCAGCGGCCGGCGCGGCGAGTTCGCGCGAATAGTCTTCGGCCGGCCGTTCGAGGCTCGTCGAGTCGCGCGGATCGAAACCCGCCATTGCGGTCAGGAGCTGCGCGCAGTCGGCCGCGGACGCGCCGAAGGCGCCGCCCTGGTCGAGCGAACTCGCGTACGCGATCATGCCGTAGCGGCTGACGACGCCGTAGGTCGGCTTGATGCCGGTGACCCCGGTCAGCGCCGCCGGCTGGCGCACCGAGCCGCCGGTGTCGGTGCCGGTAGCGATCGGCACGAGGCGCGCAGCGACTGCGGCCGCCGAACCGCCAGACGAGCCGCCGGGAATGCGGGTCGTGTCCCAGGGGTTCTTCGCCGGGCCGAAGTGGGAGTTCTCGTTCGACGAGCCCATCGCGAACTCGTCCATGTTGGTTTTGCCGAGGCTCACCGCGCCGGCGGTTTTGAGCAGGCTGACGACGTGCGCGTCGTACGGGCTGACGAAGTTCGCGAGCATCTTCGAGCCGCAGGTGGTCAGCACGCCTTCCGTGCAGAATACGTCCTTGTGCGCGAGCGGGATGCCGGTGAGCGGCCCGGCATCTCCCGCGGCGATGCGCGCATCGGCGGCGCGGGCAGCTTCGAGCGCGCCGTCGCGGTCGACGGTGATGAAGGCGTTGAGGCTCGCATCGAGCCGCTCGATGCGGTCGAGGAAGAGCGTCGCGAGTTCGACGCTCGAGATTTTTCGGGCGTCGAGCGCGGCGCGCAGTTCGGTGAGGCTGGCGTTGATCATATGTCGTGGGAGCGCCGCGCAGCCGGGACGAAAATGATTCGTGCGATCCCTGCCGCTGCCCGGCGCCCGCTGTTCCTTACTCGATAACCTTGGGAACGAGATACAGTCCGGCTTCGGTCTGCGGCGCGATGCGCTGGAACGCTTCGCGGCGATCGGACTCGGTGGCGACGTCGGGGCGCAGGCGCTGCGCGACGTCCTGCGGGTGGCTCATCGGCTCGACGCCGGTGGTGTCGACCGCCTGCATCTGCTCGATCAGGCCGAAAATGCCATTCAGCTTGCCGCGGGTCGCTTCGGCGTCGGCGTCGGAGAGTTCGATGCGGGCGAGCGTGGCGATGCGCCGGACCTGTTCAGTGGAGAGCGACATGAGGTAATAAAACCTGCTTAAGTCACAAAGATTTGTAGGTTATCATATTCGTTTGCCGCCTGTTCTGGCCGGTACATCTGCCCGTCTTCATTGGTCTCGGAATTGTCCATGTTTGGTTTCCTGCGCTCTTATTTTTCCAACGATCTGGCGATCGACCTCGGCACTGCGAACACGCTGATCTACGTGCGGGGCAAAGGCATCGTGCTCGACGAACCGTCGGTGGTCGCGATCCGTACCGAAGGCGGCCCGAACGCGAAACGCACGATCCAGGCTGTCGGACACGCGGCCAAACAGATGCTCGGCAAGACTCCCGGCAACATCACCGCGATCCGGCCGATGAAAGATGGCGTGATCGCGGACTTCGTCGTGACCGAACAGATGATCAAGCAGTTCATCAAGAAGGTGCATGACTCGCGGATGTTCTCGCCTTCCCCGCGCATCATCGTCTGCGTTCCCTGCGGCTCGACGCAGGTCGAGCGGCGCGCGATCCGCGACGCCGCGCTCGCTGCCGGCGCGAGCCAGGTGTACCTCATCGAGGAGCCGATGGCCGCGGCGATCGGCGCGGGACTGCCGGTGTCGGACGCGACCGGTTCGATGGTCGTCGACATCGGCGGTGGCACGACCGAAGTCGGCGTGATCTCGCTGGGTGGCATGGTCTATGCGGGGTCGGTGCGGGTCGGCGGCGACAAGTTCGACGACTCGATCGTCAATTACATCCGCCGCAACTACGGCATGCTGATCGGCGACACGACTGCGGAGAACATCAAGAAGGGAATCGGCTCCGCTTTTCCGGGCTCGGAAGTGCGCGAGATGGAAGTCAAAGGCCGCAACCTCGCCGAAGGCATTCCGCGCAGCTTCACGATTTCCAGCAACGAGATCCTCGAAGCGCTGACCGAGCCGCTGAACCAGATCGTCTCCGCGGTGAAGATCGCGCTCGAACAGACGCCGCCTGAACTCGGTGCCGACATCGCCGACCGCGGCATGGTGCTGACCGGTGGCGGCGCGCTGCTGCGCGACCTCGACCGGCTGCTGATGGAAGAAACCGGTCTGCCGGTGATCGTCGCCGACGAGCCCTTGACATGCGTCGCGCGCGGCTGCGGCATGGCGCTCGAGAAAATGGACAAGCTTGGTTCCATCTTCGCTTCGGAATAAGACGAACCCCGGGCCGCGGCGCCTGCCGCTCGCTGCTCGCCCCGCCTAGTCGCCGCGATGTCGCTGGCCGGCCATCAGTCTCCGCCCGTTTTCAAGCAAGGCCCGACGCCGCTCGTGCGGCTGCTCGTGCTCGTCTCGGTGTGCCTGGCGATGCTGGTGGCGGACCTGCGGTTCCGCTACCTCGAAGTGGTGCGCCAGGGGCTGTCGGTCGCGACCTGGCCGCTGCAGATGGCGGCAGCCGCGCCGGTCGATTTCGTCCGTGACGCGGCAGTCTATTTCGCGACGCTCGTCGAAGTGCAGCAGGACAACGCCGAGCTGCGGCGCAGCCAGCTCGATGCGGCACAACGGCTGCTGCGCTTCGAGCAGCTCGAACGCGACAACGCGCAGTTGCGGGAACTGCTGCAGATGGCTCCGGCACCGGGCGTGCGCAGCGTCGCGGCCGAAGTCCTTTACGACGCCCCCGATCCGTTCTCGCGCAAGGTGATCCTCGACCGCGGCAGCCAGCACGGCGTCGCGGCCGGGATGGCGGTCGTCAACGCGCAGGGCATGATCGGGCAGGTCACGCGCGCGTATCCGGTGCAGGCCGAAGTCACGCTGCTGACCGACAAGGACCAGGCGGTGCCGGTGCAGGTCGCGCGCAACGGCCTGCGCGGCGTGCTGTTCGGCGCGGGACTGGGGCGCATGGAGCTGCGCTTCACGTTGTCCGGAGTCGATGTGCTCCCTGGCGACCGGCTGGAAACGTCGGGGCTCGACGGCATCTTCCTCGCCGGGCTGCCGGTGGCCGAAGTCGTCAGCGTCGATCGCGAATCGCAGACTTTTGCCGTCGTCCTGTGCGATCCGGTCGCTGCCGTCGAGCGCACGACGCAGGTGCTGGTGCTCGGACGTGCCGAAGCCCCGCCGCCCCGGCCGCAGCCGCAGCCGCAGTCCCCGGCGCTGCGCCGCCCCGAGCGGAAAGGATAATCGTGCAGCCGACCCATCGATCGAGCCGCATCCTGCAGCCGGCGAAGAACTGGTTCGTGTTCCTGAGCCTGTTCGTCGCGCTCGGGCTGGCGTACATCCCGACCGGCCGCCTGCCCGGCGTGCCGGACTGGGTACCGTTGGTACTGGCTTTCTGGTGCATCCGCGAGCCGCTGCGCGTCGGCATGGGGACGGCTTTCGTGTTCGGCGTGCTGGTCGATATCGGGCAGGGCGCGGCGATGGGGCAGCACGCGCTCGCCTATGTCGTGCTCGCCTACCTCGCGACGTCCATCGCGCGCCGCGTGCTGTGGTTTCCGCCGTTGCAGCAGGCGCTGCACATCCTGCCGATGTTTTTCCTGACGCAGCTCATCATGGTGCTGGTGCGGCTCGTGGCCGGCGCCGAATTTCCCGGCTGGGAGTATTTCCTGTCGAGCTTCACGAGCGCCGCATTGTGGATTCCGCTGCACTTCCTGCTGTTGCTGCCGCAGTATCGGCCAGTGGACCGGGACGATAACCGGCCGATCTGACGATGACCGAATTCCGCACTCCCGAGGAGGAACTGGGGCGCTTTCGCCGCCGGGTGCTGGTTGCGGGCATCGTCGCGCTGGTGTGCTTCGGCCTGCTCGCGGCGCGCTTCTATTACCTCCAGGTGGTCCGCCACGACTACTTTCTCACGCGCGCCGAGGACAACCGCATCGGCCTCGTGCCGATCGTGCCGACGCGCGGTGCGATCCTCGACCGCAACGGCGTGACGCTGGCGCGCAACTTCGCCGCCTACACGCTCGAGATCACGCCGTCGCAGGTCGCCGATCTCGACGAGACGATCGATGCCTTGAGCGAGATCGTGACGATCGATGCGCGCGACCGGCGGCGCTTTCGCAAGCTGCTCGAGGAGAGCCGCAACTTCGAGAGCGTGCCGATCCGCACGCGCCTCGACGACGCCGAAGTCGCGCGCTTCGTCGCCCGGCGCTACCGCTTTCCCGGCGTCGAAGTCCAGGCGCGCCTGTTCCGCGACTACCCTCAGGGCGAAGTCGCTTCGCACGTCATCGGCTACATCGGGCGGATCAACCTGCGCGACCAGGAACGCATCGAGGAGCGCGGCGACACCGCGAACTATCGCGGCTCGGACCACATCGGCAAGAGCGGGCTGGAGCTCAGCTACGAGACAGAACTCCATGGCGTGACCGGCGTCGAGCAGGTCGAGGTGAACGCCGGCGGGCGCGCGGTGCGGGTGATATCGCGCACGCCCGCGACGACGGGCAGCGATCTCGAGCTGACGCTCGACATCGAGCTGCAGAAAGTCGCCGAGGCCGCGTTCGGCGACCGGCGCGGCGCGCTCGTCGCGATCGACCCGCGCACTGGCGGCGTGCTGGCGCTCGCGTCGAAACCGGCATTCGACCCGAACCTGTTCGTCGACGGCATCTCCACCGCCGACTGGAATGAACTCAACGATTCGCCGGACCATCCGCTGCTCAACCGCGCGATCTTCAGCGCCTATCCGCCCGGATCGACGTTCAAGCCGTTCATGGCGCTCGCGGCGCTGACGACCGGCAAGCGCACCGCGAACCAGGCGATCGCCGATCCAGGTTACTTCAGCTTCGCCGGACGCCGCTTCATGGACGACAAGGTCGGCGGCCACGGCACGGTCGACCTGCACAAGTCGATCGTCGTGTCGTGCAACACCTATTATTACCAGCTCGCGAACGATCTCGGCATCGAAGAGATCGCCGGGTTCATGGCACCGCTCGGCTTCGGTTCGCGCACCGGCATCGACATTCCCGGCGAAGCCGAAGGCGTGCTGCCGTCGCCGGCGTGGAAGCGCGGCCGCTTCAAGAAGCCCGAGCAGCAACGCTGGTACGGCGGCGAGACGATCTCGGTCGGCATCGGCCAGGGGTACAACGCCTACACTCCGGTGCAGCTCGCGAACGCGCTGGCCACGATCGTCAACGGCGGAAAGGTGTTCC
Coding sequences within it:
- a CDS encoding class II glutamine amidotransferase; this encodes MCQLLGMNCNVPTDICFSFAGFQARGGVTDHHRDGWGIAFFEGRGVRVFLDPQPSANSPVAELVRNYPIRSLNVIAHIRKATQGQVRLDNTHPFQRELWGRYWIFAHNGNLLDYAPALTGRFLPVGSTDSEAAFCHILQCLAQRFPDGPPSAVALHETLRELTIEIGQHGEFNYLLSDGEHLFAHCSSRLAFIVREAPFTVAHLADQDMTVDFSRHTTPNDRVAVIATVPLTDNETWQQMTPGSLVAFRHGAPVPLGDTPTIASQPSRATGSR
- the mreC gene encoding rod shape-determining protein MreC, with the protein product MSLAGHQSPPVFKQGPTPLVRLLVLVSVCLAMLVADLRFRYLEVVRQGLSVATWPLQMAAAAPVDFVRDAAVYFATLVEVQQDNAELRRSQLDAAQRLLRFEQLERDNAQLRELLQMAPAPGVRSVAAEVLYDAPDPFSRKVILDRGSQHGVAAGMAVVNAQGMIGQVTRAYPVQAEVTLLTDKDQAVPVQVARNGLRGVLFGAGLGRMELRFTLSGVDVLPGDRLETSGLDGIFLAGLPVAEVVSVDRESQTFAVVLCDPVAAVERTTQVLVLGRAEAPPPRPQPQPQSPALRRPERKG
- the gatB gene encoding Asp-tRNA(Asn)/Glu-tRNA(Gln) amidotransferase subunit GatB, with the protein product MSRNDWEVVIGLEVHAQLNTASKIFSAASTAFGAEPNVQASAVDIALPGVLPVLNGGAVERAIRFGVAIGATVAPKSVFARKNYFYPDLPKGYQISQFELPVVQGGAITIRVGDGDKAYEKTVQLTRAHLEEDAGKSLHEDFHGMSGIDLNRAGTPLLEIVSEPDMRSSAEAVAYARALHALVRWIDICDGNMQEGSFRCDANVSVRRPGGPLGTRREIKNLNSFRFLQQAIDFEVQWQIGTIEDGGRIQQATVLFDPDTGETRMMRSKEDAHDYRYFPDPDLLPLVIPSEWIARVRSEMPELPGAMKARFINDYGLSAYDAASLTAAKEIAAYYQAMLATADTKPGSQVPKLGANWVMGELAAQLNRAERDIGDSPVTPAQLAGLVQRIADGTISNNIARKVFAALWNGEGGSGADAADRIIEAQGLRQVNDSSALEPLIDEVLAANRKSVDEFRAGKEKAFNALVGQVMKASRGKANPAQVNEMLKRKLDA
- the gatC gene encoding Asp-tRNA(Asn)/Glu-tRNA(Gln) amidotransferase subunit GatC — protein: MSLSTEQVRRIATLARIELSDADAEATRGKLNGIFGLIEQMQAVDTTGVEPMSHPQDVAQRLRPDVATESDRREAFQRIAPQTEAGLYLVPKVIE
- the mreD gene encoding rod shape-determining protein MreD, translated to MQPTHRSSRILQPAKNWFVFLSLFVALGLAYIPTGRLPGVPDWVPLVLAFWCIREPLRVGMGTAFVFGVLVDIGQGAAMGQHALAYVVLAYLATSIARRVLWFPPLQQALHILPMFFLTQLIMVLVRLVAGAEFPGWEYFLSSFTSAALWIPLHFLLLLPQYRPVDRDDNRPI
- a CDS encoding rod shape-determining protein yields the protein MFGFLRSYFSNDLAIDLGTANTLIYVRGKGIVLDEPSVVAIRTEGGPNAKRTIQAVGHAAKQMLGKTPGNITAIRPMKDGVIADFVVTEQMIKQFIKKVHDSRMFSPSPRIIVCVPCGSTQVERRAIRDAALAAGASQVYLIEEPMAAAIGAGLPVSDATGSMVVDIGGGTTEVGVISLGGMVYAGSVRVGGDKFDDSIVNYIRRNYGMLIGDTTAENIKKGIGSAFPGSEVREMEVKGRNLAEGIPRSFTISSNEILEALTEPLNQIVSAVKIALEQTPPELGADIADRGMVLTGGGALLRDLDRLLMEETGLPVIVADEPLTCVARGCGMALEKMDKLGSIFASE
- the gatA gene encoding Asp-tRNA(Asn)/Glu-tRNA(Gln) amidotransferase subunit GatA codes for the protein MINASLTELRAALDARKISSVELATLFLDRIERLDASLNAFITVDRDGALEAARAADARIAAGDAGPLTGIPLAHKDVFCTEGVLTTCGSKMLANFVSPYDAHVVSLLKTAGAVSLGKTNMDEFAMGSSNENSHFGPAKNPWDTTRIPGGSSGGSAAAVAARLVPIATGTDTGGSVRQPAALTGVTGIKPTYGVVSRYGMIAYASSLDQGGAFGASAADCAQLLTAMAGFDPRDSTSLERPAEDYSRELAAPAAARPLAGLRIGLPKEFFGAGMADDVRAAVEAALDGYRALGATTVDVSLPNAQLAIPAYYVIAPAEASSNLSRFDGVRYGHRAAEYRDLAEMYSKSRAEGFGAEVKRRILVGTYVLSHGYYDAYYLQAQKLRRLIAQDFQAALAGCDVIAGPTSPTTAWTIGEKSDDPVQMYLSDIYTIAVNLAGLPGLSHPCGFGAGELPVGLQLVGDYFSEARLLNAAHRFQQASDWHLRRPAIAA
- the mrdA gene encoding penicillin-binding protein 2, which produces MTEFRTPEEELGRFRRRVLVAGIVALVCFGLLAARFYYLQVVRHDYFLTRAEDNRIGLVPIVPTRGAILDRNGVTLARNFAAYTLEITPSQVADLDETIDALSEIVTIDARDRRRFRKLLEESRNFESVPIRTRLDDAEVARFVARRYRFPGVEVQARLFRDYPQGEVASHVIGYIGRINLRDQERIEERGDTANYRGSDHIGKSGLELSYETELHGVTGVEQVEVNAGGRAVRVISRTPATTGSDLELTLDIELQKVAEAAFGDRRGALVAIDPRTGGVLALASKPAFDPNLFVDGISTADWNELNDSPDHPLLNRAIFSAYPPGSTFKPFMALAALTTGKRTANQAIADPGYFSFAGRRFMDDKVGGHGTVDLHKSIVVSCNTYYYQLANDLGIEEIAGFMAPLGFGSRTGIDIPGEAEGVLPSPAWKRGRFKKPEQQRWYGGETISVGIGQGYNAYTPVQLANALATIVNGGKVFRPHVVRHVIDTASGERRAIQPEPLRQLAIKPAHLAAVREAMVDVNKSGTGARAFAGAPYSAGGKTGTAQVYSLKGSKYVAGRVRERLRDHSWFIAYAPAENPTIALAVLVENGGFGAQSAAPIARQVIDYHLLGARLDAPAREDAEAAEAEDDTHAGHDAEPTP
- a CDS encoding HIT family protein, which encodes MDCTLCLAEMETPIWRDGSCRVILVRDHDYPGFCRVVWHEHVAEMSDLTAPAQRHLMNVVLATETALRQLMQPDKINLASLGNVVPHLHWHVVPRFRNDRHFPQPIWGIPQREGARHETPAVQALAGAIVTALTELTAG